AAATATAATTATACTACTGACTATCAAAATTTTATACCTAGCTCCGTGTACTTCAACATTGTAACGCAAATACTTTAAAAACAACCTATGCCAAGGGTGTTTCTAACTTCGTAAAGATTAGGTAAAACCAATGATAATCATGGGTAAAGATAAGGTACATATTTTTGACACCACACTTAGGGATGGCGAACAAGTGCCAGGCTGCAAATTGGACACCAAACAAAAATTGATCATTGCAGAACGATTGGACGAACTGGGGGTGGATATTATTGAAGCGGGATTTCCCATATCGAGTCCCGGTGATTTCAATTCGGTCAGTGAAATTGCCAAATTGGTCAAAAACGCCACCGTATGTGGACTTACCCGTTCCGTGAGGAAAGATATTGAAGTTGCTGCTGAGGCCATAAAATCTGCCAAGAGGCCCAGGATACATACGGGCATAGGTACTTCGGACTCCCACATTACCCATAAATTCAAAAGTAATCGGGAAGATATTTTGGAAAGGGCGGTAGCTGCAGTGAAATATGCGAAAAGTTTTGTGGAGGATGTTGAGTTTTATGCGGAAGACGCCGGGAGAACGGACAATGACTATCTGGCAAGGGTCTGCGAGGCGGTCATCAAGGCCGGGGCCACTGTCCTGAACATTCCGGACACCACAGGCTATTGCCTGCCGGAGGAATACGGTGCCAAAATGAAATATTTAAAGGAAAACGTAAAGGGCATTGAGAAGGCAATCCTCTCTTGCCATTGCCATAATGATCTGGGTTTGGCCACGGCCAATTCCATTTCCGGAGTGATCAATGGTGCGCGTCAAATTGAGTGTACCATCAACGGAATTGGAGAACGTGCGGGGAATACTTCCTTGGAGGAAGTGGTCATGATCATGCGCCAACATCCGTATTTGAACCTGGACACCAACATCAACAGCAAATTATTGTATGATACCAGTTTAATGGTTTCCGATAAAATGGGAATGGTGGTGCAGCCGAACAAGGCCATAGTGGGCTCCAATGCTTTTGCGCACAGCTCGGGAATTCATCAGGATGGGGTCATCAAAAACAGGGAAACCTATGAAATCATGGACCCCCATGATGTTGGGGTCAACGAATCCTCCATTGTACTTACCGCAAGGAGCGGTAGGGCAGCTTTGGCCTACAGGGCAAAAAATGTAGGCTACGAGTTGACCAAGAACCAATTGGACGTGGTCTATGAAAATTTCTTGAAATTCGCCGATCGAAAAAAAGAAATCCTGGATACTGACATCCATAAAATTGTGGAGACCAGTAATATCAGTATTTCCACATTCACCTAATAAACACTGACCATTATTCCACAAAACGGTACTTGATTTTGTCTTCATTTGAAAAGTAAAGCACCCCGTCCATGAATTTGAATATCGCATTGTTACCCGGAGATGGAATAGGCCCGGAAGTATTGGAACAAGGGGTGAGATGTCTGGAAGCCGTTGAAGAAGCTTTTGGCCATCACTTTGTATTTAAAGAGGCCCCAGTAGGTGCCATTGCCATTGATAAAACCGGAACACCTTTACCCAATAGCACCTTACAACTCTGTAAAAATGCCGATGCCGTTCTTTTTGGTGCAATTGGGGACCCTAAATATGACAATGATCCAAATTCCGAGGTACGACCGGTACATGGATTGCTCCAATTAAGAAAAGAGCTGGGACTGTTTGCCAATATCCGACCTGTAAAGGTATTCCCATCCCTAATCGATCGGTCCCCTTTAAAAAAGGAACGGATTACAGGAACGGATTTCACGATCTACAGGGAATTGACGGGGGGTATTTATTTTGGGGAAAAGAAGTTGAGTGAAGATGGTACCGTAGCCTCCGATCTATGTGAGTATTCTGAAAAGGAAATCAGCAGAATTGCCCATATGGCCTTCAAAGCAGCTAGAAATCGTAAAAATAAACTCACTCTTGTGGACAAGGCCAATGTGCTTGAGTCATCAAGACTTTGGCGTAAAACGGTCACAAAAATTGGTGAAAGCTACCCAGATGTGGGGTTGGATTTCCTTTTTGTGGATAACGCTGCCATGCAAATTATCATTAACCCAAGCCAGTTTGACGTTATTTTGACAGAAAATATGTTCGGGGACATTATTTCGGACGAAGGTAGTGTCATTGGTGGATCCATAGGGCTGCTGGCTTCGGCATCCATTGGTGAGGAAAACGCCCTATTTGAACCCATACACGGTTCTTATCCCCAAACCAAGGGTCAAAATATTGCAAATCCGATAGCCTCCATTCTATCAGTGGCGATGCTTTTGGAGCATTTTCAACTTTTTGAGGAAGCTATGGCCGTTAGGGAAGCTGTGGACAAATCACTCCAAAAAGGAATCATGACCCCGGACCTGGATCCCAAGAGCAAATACGGAACCAATCATGTTGGTGATTTTATTGCCAATGGCATTGTAGACGATGATCATCGGTTGAACATGAACGATGAAAATATTGGACTGGGGAAATCAACTATTATTTGATTATTCCCCAAGCAATCCCTCCAAGGTTTCCGAAAACTCCTGTTGAAACTCCAAATGTTTATCTCCGGTGGCCGGACCATTGAATCCCGTATGTATTTTGCGTACTTCCCCCTTTCTATCAATGTAGATAGTAGTGGGATAGGACAGTACATGATTGAGCATGGGCAATTTTTCGTTGGCCTTGGTCTTACTACTGGTCCCCACCTGGGCCAAAAGCACAGGGTACTCCACACCCACATTGTTCTTTAATCTTTCAATTCCCTCAAACGCCTTTTCTTCGGTCTTTGCATATTCAAAGGCCAAAGCCACAAACTCCAACCTGGGATGTGGATTCTTCCTAAGATAATCGACATAGAATCTGGTTTCATCCAGACAGTTGGGACACCACGTACCCATAATCTGGACCAAGACCACCTTATCCTGGAACCTTTCATCGCTTAGGGAAACCATCTTTCCCGAAACGTCCGGAAAGGAAAATTCAAACTTCCCATATCCCTCTTTCAGGTAGGTTAGGCTATTGGCATCGGGCAATTCAAAAGCTGCGTTCCGCTTCGCCTTAAAACTCTCCACGGAATGATTTCCTGAAAAAAAGGTTCCATCCATGGTACTGTCCGTTACCTTGGCAATGAACAGGAACACATGGGCACCATCAAAGGCCGATAGCTTAAGGGAATCACCATCCACGACACCCTCCAAATAACGGTAATCCCCGGTGGTGGTCCTAAAGGTTCCGGTAAGTGTGTTTCCTGATTGGTAAAATATTCCCTTTGCCGGATACGGTTCTTCGGTATCAAAATCAAAATGGGTCTCCCAAATACCGGAGACATCCACTTTGGCCTTGGAAATAGTGGTAAATCTTTCAGGCTCGCCATATGATGCCATAAAAGGGACATATCGTTCCAAACTTTCCTTGATAAACAGGCCATTGATGGTCGTATCTGAAAAAGTTCCGGCAATATAGCCCTCAAATACCGGCATTCTTATGATTATGGAATCCTGTTCCATGGAAATCCCATCCACAACAATGACTTCATCGGCATTGTGTATTTCCAGGAAAAAGCTCCCTTCGGCATCTTTGGAAACCACAAAATTAAAGGGCAGTCTCTGGTCCTTGGAAACCTGCATTTCGCCTCTCCACTCCCCCAACAACAACCCTTTTTCTGGTTCTTTCTGGCATGAGGCCATAAAGACCAGTACAAGTAGGGCCAAAATTCTATACTTCATTTTCAAAAAGTTTTTCAATAATATCGAAAATATGGGAACATTCTTACTTTTAAACCGAAAAACCTAATGCCAAATGCGTTGAAAGTAAGGTCCCAAAATCCTATCTTTGCTGACTTTAAATTCGGGCAATGAAGATTTCTTACAACTGGCTCAAACAATTTTTGCATATCGATTGGGAAGCGGAAAAGACTGCAGAGCTTCTAACCAATTTGGGTTTGGAGATAGAGGGCGTGGAATCTTTTGAGTCCGTAAAGGGTGGATTGAAGGGTGTAGTGGTCGGTCATGTGCTGTCCTGTGAAAAACATCCCAATGCAGACCGTCTAAAACTGACCTCGGTAGATATTGGCCAAGTTGAACCCGTTCAAATTGTTTGTGGTGCCCCAAATGTAGCCAAAGGTCAAAAAGTACCCGTGGCCACTATTGGTACCGTACTTTATACACCGGAAGGGGAAGCATGGCAAATCAAAAAGGGCAAGATTCGGGGAGAGGAAAGCCATGGAATGATATGTGCCGAAGACGAATTGGGACTTGGGCACGGTCATGATGGTATCATGGTTTTAGAGGAGTCCCTTGTACCGGGCACGCCTTGCGATGAAGTCTTCCAAATTGAAAACGATAGGGTATTTGAAATTGGACTTACCCCCAACCGCTCAGATGCTATGAGCCATTTTGGAGTGGCACGGGATTTAAGGGCAGGATTGGAGCAACACAAAATCAAAAAAGAGCTGATTACCCCTTCCACAAGTAACTTTTTGGTCAACAACCGTGCCTTAAAAATTGACGTTGATGTGGTCAATGCGGAATTGGCACCGAGATATTGTGGCGTTACCATAAAGGACATCTTGGTCCAAGAGTCACCGGACTGGCTAAAAAATAGATTGGGGGCCATAGGACTTGTCCCCATCAATAATATAGTGGATATCACCAATTACGTATTGCACGAATTGGGACAGCCCTTGCACGCTTTTGATGCCGCAAGGATAAAGGGCAATAAGGTAATTGTACAGACCTTGCCCAAAGGAACAAAATTTGTTACCCTGGATAATGTGGAGCGCGAGCTTCATGAAGATGACCTTATGATATGTGACGCCGAAAAACCCATGTGTATTGCCGGGGTTTTTGGGGGAATCCATTCCGGGGTTACGGAAAACACGACCTCCATATTTTTAGAGAGCGCCTATTTCGATCCCATTTCCATTAGAAAGACGGCAAAGCGACATGGTTTGAATACGGATGCTTCTTTCCGTTTTGAGCGGGGTATTGACATTAACCTTACGGAATATGCACTAAAACGGGCCGCTGCCTTAATCAAGGAAGTTGCGGGAGGTGAAATAAGTTCCGAAGTAGTGGACCTCTATCCGGTAAAGAAAAAGGATCATCAGGTTTTCCTGACCTTTGATAAGATCAACCGATTGATCGGCCAGGAGATTCCCAGGGATTCCATTAAATCCATTTTAACCTCCCTGGAAATAAAGATCAATAACG
The sequence above is a segment of the Muricauda sp. SCSIO 64092 genome. Coding sequences within it:
- a CDS encoding 2-isopropylmalate synthase, translating into MGKDKVHIFDTTLRDGEQVPGCKLDTKQKLIIAERLDELGVDIIEAGFPISSPGDFNSVSEIAKLVKNATVCGLTRSVRKDIEVAAEAIKSAKRPRIHTGIGTSDSHITHKFKSNREDILERAVAAVKYAKSFVEDVEFYAEDAGRTDNDYLARVCEAVIKAGATVLNIPDTTGYCLPEEYGAKMKYLKENVKGIEKAILSCHCHNDLGLATANSISGVINGARQIECTINGIGERAGNTSLEEVVMIMRQHPYLNLDTNINSKLLYDTSLMVSDKMGMVVQPNKAIVGSNAFAHSSGIHQDGVIKNRETYEIMDPHDVGVNESSIVLTARSGRAALAYRAKNVGYELTKNQLDVVYENFLKFADRKKEILDTDIHKIVETSNISISTFT
- the leuB gene encoding 3-isopropylmalate dehydrogenase is translated as MNLNIALLPGDGIGPEVLEQGVRCLEAVEEAFGHHFVFKEAPVGAIAIDKTGTPLPNSTLQLCKNADAVLFGAIGDPKYDNDPNSEVRPVHGLLQLRKELGLFANIRPVKVFPSLIDRSPLKKERITGTDFTIYRELTGGIYFGEKKLSEDGTVASDLCEYSEKEISRIAHMAFKAARNRKNKLTLVDKANVLESSRLWRKTVTKIGESYPDVGLDFLFVDNAAMQIIINPSQFDVILTENMFGDIISDEGSVIGGSIGLLASASIGEENALFEPIHGSYPQTKGQNIANPIASILSVAMLLEHFQLFEEAMAVREAVDKSLQKGIMTPDLDPKSKYGTNHVGDFIANGIVDDDHRLNMNDENIGLGKSTII
- a CDS encoding peroxiredoxin family protein, whose product is MKYRILALLVLVFMASCQKEPEKGLLLGEWRGEMQVSKDQRLPFNFVVSKDAEGSFFLEIHNADEVIVVDGISMEQDSIIIRMPVFEGYIAGTFSDTTINGLFIKESLERYVPFMASYGEPERFTTISKAKVDVSGIWETHFDFDTEEPYPAKGIFYQSGNTLTGTFRTTTGDYRYLEGVVDGDSLKLSAFDGAHVFLFIAKVTDSTMDGTFFSGNHSVESFKAKRNAAFELPDANSLTYLKEGYGKFEFSFPDVSGKMVSLSDERFQDKVVLVQIMGTWCPNCLDETRFYVDYLRKNPHPRLEFVALAFEYAKTEEKAFEGIERLKNNVGVEYPVLLAQVGTSSKTKANEKLPMLNHVLSYPTTIYIDRKGEVRKIHTGFNGPATGDKHLEFQQEFSETLEGLLGE
- the pheT gene encoding phenylalanine--tRNA ligase subunit beta translates to MKISYNWLKQFLHIDWEAEKTAELLTNLGLEIEGVESFESVKGGLKGVVVGHVLSCEKHPNADRLKLTSVDIGQVEPVQIVCGAPNVAKGQKVPVATIGTVLYTPEGEAWQIKKGKIRGEESHGMICAEDELGLGHGHDGIMVLEESLVPGTPCDEVFQIENDRVFEIGLTPNRSDAMSHFGVARDLRAGLEQHKIKKELITPSTSNFLVNNRALKIDVDVVNAELAPRYCGVTIKDILVQESPDWLKNRLGAIGLVPINNIVDITNYVLHELGQPLHAFDAARIKGNKVIVQTLPKGTKFVTLDNVERELHEDDLMICDAEKPMCIAGVFGGIHSGVTENTTSIFLESAYFDPISIRKTAKRHGLNTDASFRFERGIDINLTEYALKRAAALIKEVAGGEISSEVVDLYPVKKKDHQVFLTFDKINRLIGQEIPRDSIKSILTSLEIKINNVTEAGLGLTIPSYRNDVEREVDVIEEILRVYGYNNIDFKEKINASVAKTPKVENHKLQNIVGNFLASNGFYEIMTNSLVPPESSFENTGVPVEIVNPLSADLASLRTSMLRSGLQSLVYNQNRKSSNLRFFEFGKVYHKRDGGFQEKTRLALYTMGNTNEDHWNVSEKASDFFYLKGIVHTVLVRLGLEGTQEKPSSNTIFSEGISLKKDKKQLLELGLIKQSITNAQGLKGSVFFVDMDWDTLLGFATKVEVSYQEIPKYPAVKRDFALLLDEKVRFNEIYELAYQTERNLLKEVSLFDVYKGKSLPEGKKSYAVSFTLQDSSKTLTDKQIDKIMSKLEHSYVQKLGASLR